The Alteromonas gilva genome includes a window with the following:
- the rppH gene encoding RNA pyrophosphohydrolase produces the protein MIDTDGFRANVGIVICNKIGQVFWARRYGQHSWQFPQGGIDEGETVEQAMYRELHEEVGLTPKDVSILSVTRNWVRYKLPKRLIRQGSNPVCIGQKQKWFLLQLDCQDKDVDVLNSGHPEFDDWRWVSYWYPVRNVVSFKRDVYRRVMKEFAGTVMTSQPRHQHNHSKQNRRRRRG, from the coding sequence GTGATAGATACCGATGGATTCCGTGCGAATGTGGGCATAGTGATTTGCAACAAAATCGGACAAGTATTTTGGGCAAGACGTTATGGCCAACATTCATGGCAGTTTCCCCAAGGCGGAATAGATGAAGGGGAAACTGTAGAGCAGGCTATGTATCGAGAGTTGCACGAAGAAGTAGGTCTTACGCCTAAGGATGTAAGCATTTTAAGTGTGACGCGCAATTGGGTGCGATACAAACTGCCGAAGCGGTTAATAAGGCAAGGTAGCAATCCGGTCTGCATAGGACAAAAGCAAAAGTGGTTTTTACTACAGCTTGATTGCCAGGATAAAGATGTAGATGTATTAAACTCAGGACATCCTGAGTTTGATGATTGGCGCTGGGTAAGCTATTGGTACCCGGTGAGAAACGTAGTGTCGTTTAAGCGTGACGTGTATCGGCGGGTTATGAAGGAGTTTGCCGGCACAGTGATGACTTCGCAGCCCCGACATCAGCATAATCATTCCAAGCAAAATCGCCGCAGACGGCGAGGGTAA
- the mutH gene encoding DNA mismatch repair endonuclease MutH, producing MQVPSSAPANLAELEQRARAIAGLSLGELADMANIATPRDFKRNKGWSGQLIELWLGATAGSKPQQDFPELGVELKTLPIDQQARPLETTYVCIAPLLAPPLTSWQTSNVKNKLQCVLWVPIEGERQIPVAERRLATPFLWQPSPQQDAMLARDWEELTELIALGKVESITARHGHALHIRPKAASGKVLTDAIGPDGGRIKTRPRGFYLRTQFTQQLLNAYFDSH from the coding sequence TTGCAAGTACCCTCATCCGCTCCAGCCAATTTAGCCGAACTTGAACAACGCGCCCGTGCCATTGCCGGCCTCAGTCTTGGCGAACTCGCCGACATGGCCAATATTGCAACGCCCCGTGATTTTAAGCGCAATAAAGGTTGGAGTGGCCAGCTCATTGAGCTATGGCTGGGTGCCACGGCCGGCTCGAAGCCACAACAGGACTTCCCCGAACTGGGTGTTGAACTCAAGACCCTGCCAATTGACCAGCAGGCCAGGCCTTTAGAAACCACCTATGTGTGCATAGCCCCGCTACTGGCACCGCCCCTGACAAGTTGGCAAACCAGCAATGTAAAAAACAAACTGCAGTGTGTTTTATGGGTACCTATCGAAGGAGAACGACAAATTCCTGTTGCCGAACGACGACTGGCCACGCCCTTTTTATGGCAACCCAGTCCTCAGCAGGATGCCATGCTGGCCAGGGACTGGGAAGAGCTCACCGAACTCATTGCCTTAGGTAAAGTAGAGTCCATTACGGCCCGCCATGGGCATGCATTGCACATACGTCCTAAAGCGGCCAGCGGCAAGGTGCTCACCGATGCGATTGGGCCTGATGGTGGTCGCATAAAAACCCGTCCGCGAGGCTTTTATCTGCGCACACAATTTACCCAGCAGTTGTTAAACGCCTACTTTGACAGTCATTAA
- a CDS encoding YfhL family 4Fe-4S dicluster ferredoxin, whose product MALLITDDCINCDLCPPECPNQAISSDAGIYQIDAARCTECVGHYDQPSCMTVCPVECIEPDPAHRESLDQLAEKYTAMYS is encoded by the coding sequence ATGGCTTTATTGATTACTGACGACTGCATCAATTGTGATCTTTGCCCGCCAGAGTGTCCTAATCAAGCGATTAGCTCAGATGCCGGGATATACCAGATCGACGCTGCCAGATGCACCGAATGTGTGGGTCACTATGACCAACCCAGTTGCATGACCGTCTGTCCTGTAGAGTGTATAGAGCCGGATCCGGCACATCGGGAATCGCTGGATCAGTTAGCGGAAAAATACACCGCCATGTATAGCTAA
- a CDS encoding CYTH domain-containing protein, with product MSINFPMSETEIKFVLREDPLPTLKKTIFPALTQQSVTVADKGQIELLNDYYDTADHLFQQHKIGMRVRGENGSYEQTVKTQGQVSGGLHKRLEYNVDLTDDTPDLTLFSEVNWPKGTNAQQLNDQLEKQFGTHFTRSVFDIRYDDAEIELVFDSGSVIAPPNEAPLCEIELELKQGELGRLFDLAGELAVSLPVRLSDTSKAAQGYQLLHGVSNKVQSLPDFLPLDETITTEAAFCRAMECGLQHWQVHEHRYFETGATKMLTEIARAVHMLLQTVSLYLPVLQCPELLRLHKNLLAYADNWLWQDDLQSLRLLLSKKSLFNKKLSRYPALLSYLQGRQAGLVQAHDPATRLFQSQPSVLKLDIARLLQEKPWRNSAQDYDLPLMDHAKGWLSQGWQTIQQTMPIKRRMYASNYTSVEMLLRQTLFNGFLLADLFEDSRGHFRAPWLDILTGIDELNALLLLKKSIFDAELAEQQELLEWVHEKTHSLLAVMERSRQVALSGEIYW from the coding sequence ATGAGCATCAATTTTCCCATGTCGGAAACCGAAATTAAATTTGTCCTGCGTGAGGATCCGCTCCCCACGCTAAAGAAAACAATATTCCCTGCATTAACCCAACAAAGTGTCACTGTTGCAGACAAAGGCCAGATAGAACTTCTGAATGATTACTACGACACCGCCGACCATTTGTTTCAGCAACATAAAATCGGCATGCGTGTGCGAGGCGAAAATGGCAGCTATGAGCAAACGGTTAAGACCCAGGGGCAGGTCAGTGGTGGTTTGCATAAAAGGTTGGAATACAATGTCGACTTAACTGACGATACCCCTGATCTGACCTTATTCAGTGAGGTAAACTGGCCGAAAGGAACCAATGCTCAGCAGCTGAATGATCAGTTGGAAAAACAATTTGGTACTCACTTTACCCGCTCGGTGTTTGATATTCGCTATGATGATGCCGAAATCGAATTGGTCTTTGATAGCGGCAGTGTAATTGCGCCGCCTAACGAAGCGCCGCTGTGCGAAATAGAATTAGAGTTAAAACAAGGTGAACTAGGCCGATTATTTGATTTGGCCGGTGAGCTTGCCGTATCACTGCCGGTGCGCCTGAGTGATACCTCTAAGGCGGCTCAGGGTTACCAGCTCCTGCACGGTGTCAGTAATAAGGTGCAATCACTGCCTGACTTTTTGCCTCTGGACGAGACCATCACAACCGAAGCTGCATTCTGCCGTGCGATGGAGTGCGGTCTGCAGCACTGGCAAGTGCATGAACACCGTTATTTTGAAACCGGCGCAACTAAAATGCTCACCGAAATCGCCAGGGCTGTGCATATGTTACTGCAAACCGTGTCGTTGTATTTGCCGGTGCTGCAGTGTCCGGAATTATTGCGCTTACATAAAAACCTGCTGGCCTACGCTGATAACTGGCTATGGCAGGATGATCTGCAAAGCCTGCGTTTGTTACTGTCAAAAAAGAGCCTGTTCAATAAAAAGTTATCCCGGTATCCGGCCCTGCTCAGTTATCTGCAGGGACGACAGGCCGGTTTAGTGCAGGCCCACGATCCGGCAACCCGATTGTTTCAGTCACAACCATCGGTGTTAAAGCTTGATATTGCGCGGTTGTTACAAGAGAAGCCCTGGCGTAATTCGGCGCAGGATTATGACCTACCTTTGATGGACCATGCCAAGGGCTGGCTCTCACAAGGCTGGCAAACCATACAACAAACCATGCCAATCAAGCGCCGCATGTATGCATCTAACTATACATCGGTTGAAATGCTGTTACGGCAAACCCTGTTTAACGGCTTTTTGCTGGCCGATCTATTTGAAGACAGCCGGGGCCATTTTCGCGCGCCCTGGTTAGATATTCTTACTGGTATTGACGAGCTCAATGCCTTGCTCCTGCTCAAAAAATCTATTTTTGATGCCGAACTGGCTGAGCAGCAGGAACTGTTGGAGTGGGTACACGAAAAAACCCACAGCTTGCTGGCTGTTATGGAGCGTAGCCGACAGGTTGCACTAAGCGGCGAAATATACTGGTAA
- a CDS encoding TIGR04211 family SH3 domain-containing protein has protein sequence MRLLTLLFGLIVSASPVMAQDSSTTNMLDSEHYIADDLFIFIHSGPSRNYRILGSIEAGEPVTVLETDSENEFTKINDADGREGWVESQYIIDTISRRAQLPQLSQRLADSSAQLDRMQTRNTAIAQDLAGARQQIAELEAELANSRQTIAGLEGQISKQDDIERYRMFSYGGIVAGAGLLIGILVTFIPKRRRRNDSWM, from the coding sequence ATGCGTTTGCTAACTCTTCTTTTTGGTCTGATAGTGTCTGCTTCGCCGGTTATGGCTCAGGACTCATCAACCACCAACATGCTCGACAGCGAGCACTACATTGCCGATGATTTATTCATTTTTATTCATTCGGGCCCGAGTCGTAATTATCGGATATTAGGCTCAATCGAAGCTGGCGAACCGGTAACCGTTCTGGAAACGGACAGTGAGAATGAATTCACAAAAATCAACGACGCTGACGGTCGCGAGGGGTGGGTAGAAAGCCAGTACATCATCGATACTATTTCCCGTCGTGCGCAATTGCCGCAACTGAGCCAGCGACTGGCAGACAGCAGTGCACAACTGGATCGTATGCAGACACGCAATACCGCCATCGCACAAGATTTGGCTGGTGCACGACAACAAATTGCTGAGCTGGAAGCGGAGCTGGCAAATTCCCGCCAAACCATTGCAGGTCTGGAGGGACAGATCAGCAAACAAGATGATATAGAGCGCTATCGAATGTTTAGCTACGGCGGCATTGTGGCGGGAGCGGGATTATTGATTGGCATTCTGGTTACGTTTATTCCCAAACGGCGTCGCCGCAATGACTCCTGGATGTAA